The window CGACGTCCAACCGATCGGTGCCGTCACGGTCGGCCTCGAGGGGGAGCGCCTGAGCGAACTCGGCGCGATGGCCTCGAGCCGCGCACGCGTGCGCGTCTTCTCGGACGACGGGAAGTGCGTCTTCGACCCGCTCATCATGCGCCGCGCGCTCGAGTACGTGAAGACGTTCGGTGGCGTCGTCGCGCAGCACGCGCAGGACCCGCGGCTCACCGAGGGCGCGCAGATGAACGAGGGGGCCCTCTCGGCCGAGCTCGGCCTCGGTGGCTGGCCCGGCGTCGCCGAGACCTCGATCATCGCCCGCGACGTGTTGCTCGCCGAGCACGTCTCCTCACGCCTGCACGTGTGCCACGTGTCGAAGCGCGAATCGGTCGAGATCGTCCGGTGGGCGAAGGATCGCGGCATCGACGTCACCGCCGAGGTCGCGCCTCATCACCTCATCCTCACCGAGGAGCTCGTGCGCGGTTTCGACGCGCGCTTCAAGGTCAACCCCCCGCTGCGGACCGCCGACGACGTCGAGGCGCTGCGCGACGCGCTCGCCGACGGCACGATCGACATCGTCGCGACCGACCACGCGCCGCACCCGGTCGACGCGAAGGAGACCGAGTGGGACCGGGCCGCGATGGGCATGGTCGGGCTCGAATCCGCCCTGCGCATCGTGGACACGACGATGGTCGCGCCCGTTCGCCTCACCTGGCGCGACGTCGCCCGGGTCCTGTCCGAGACGCCCGCCCGCATCGGCTCCGCGGACTGGGCCGGCCGGCCGCTCGACGCGGGCGAGCCGGCGGACCTCGTGTTCTACGAGCCGGGCGATACGCGCGAGTTCACGACCGACGATCTCTCGGGCAAGTCGATCAACTCGCCGTTCCTCGGACGTGAACTGCCGGGCCGTGTCGTGCACACCGTGCACCGCGGCACGCCGACGCTGCGCGACGGTGTGCTCGCCGATCCCCGGGCCGTCGCCGAGGCGGCGCGGTTCCGGACCGCGCGTTCGGAGGACGTCCGTGGAGCTTGACCCGAAGGTCGTGACGGCCCTGATCCTGTTCGTCGCGGTCGTCGTGTTCACCGTGCTGGCCCTCGTCGGCTGGCGCTCACGACGTCGCGCACAGGCCGGCGTCCCGACGCCGCTCACCCCGCCCGCGGGCCCTGAGCCGACCGATCGCTGGGACGACGTGCACTACGTCGCCACGAGCGAGGCCGCGAGGCCGCTCGAGCGCATCACCGTGCCGCCCCTCGCGTACCGCGGGCGGGCCGAACTCGCACTCGTCGAATCCGGTCTCGCCGTGCGCGTCCGCGGCGCCGACCCGTTCCTGATCCCCGCCGACGCGATCGTCGCCGTCGACGGGGTGACCGCGACGATCGACCGCGTCGTCGAGCGCGGCGGCCTCAGCGCCGTCCGCTGGCGACTCGGCGGCGACGCGCCCGATGCGGTCGAGGTCGAGACCACCTTCCGCATCGTCGACCGCGACGACCGCGAGCGATTCCGCGATCGCCTCGACGCCCTCGTTTCCATCGCACCCCCGGAGGAGAACCGATGACCCGACCCACAGCCGCCGTGCTCGTCCTGGAGGACGGGACGCGATACGAGGGCGACGCCTACGGCGCCGTCGGCACGACGCTCGGCGAGGTGGTGTTCTCGACCGGCATGACGGGCTACCAGGAGACGCTGACCGACCCGAGCTACGCGGGGCAGATCGTCGTCGAGACGGCGCCCCACATCGGCAACACCGGCGTGAACGCGGAGGACATGGAGTCCCGCCGCATCTGGACGGCGGGCTTCGCCGTGCGCGACGCCTCGCGCGTCGTGTCGAACTGGCGCGCCGAGGGCAGCCTCGACGACGCGCTCGCCGACGCCGGTGTCGTCGGTATCCGCTCGATCGACACGCGCGCGATCACGCGGCGCATCCGCTCGGAGGGCGCCATGCGCGGCGGCGTGTTCTCGGGCGAGGCCGCGGGGCTCGAGCCCGAGGAGCAACTGCGACGCGTCCGCGAGCAGGAGCCCATGGCGGGCCGCAACCTGTCCTCGGTCGTCTCGACCGACGCCGCGTACGTCGAACCCGCGACGAGCGAGCGCATCGGCTCGGTCGCGATCATCGACCTCGGCATCAAGCGCGCGACCGTGCACGCTCTCGCCGCGCGCGGCTTCGACGTCCACGTCGTCCCCGCGACGACGACGATCGACGAACTGCGCGCGCTGGCCCCGACCGCCGTGTTCTACTCCAACGGCCCGGGCGACCCGGAGGCGTCGGCCGCACACGTCGAGCTGCTGCAGAGCGTGCTCCGCGACGGGACACCGTTCTTCGGCATCTGCTTCGGCAACCAGCTGCTCGGCCGCGCCCTCGGTTTCGGCACCTACAAGCTCCCGTTCGGCCACCGCGGCATCAACCAGCCCGTGCGCGACCAGGCGACTGGACGCATCGAGATCACCGCCCAGAACCACGGCTTCGCGGTCGACGCACCGATCGGCGAGGTCGTCGACACGCCCGCCGGCTTCGGGCGCGCCGAGGTCAGCTACGTGGGCCTCAACGACCAGGTCGTCGAGGGGCTCCGCTGCCTCGACATCCCCGCCTTCAGCGTCCAGTTCCACCCCGAGGCCGCTGCAGGACCCCACGACTCGGCCGACATCTTCGACCGCTTCCGCGACATGGTGCTCGAGCACCGCCGCACGACCGACGCGCCCGAGGGCGCCGCCGAGGAGAACGCCTGACCTATGCCCAAGCGCACCGACATCAATTCCGTCCTCGTCATCGGCTCCGGCCCGATCGTCATCGGTCAGGCGGCCGAGTTCGACTACTCCGGCACGCAGGCCTGCCGCGTGCTGCGCGAGGAGGGCATCCGCGTCATCCTCGTCAACTCGAACCCCGCGACGATCATGACCGACCCCGACTTCGCCGACGCGACCTACGTCGAGCCCATCACGCCCGAGATCATCGAGAAGATCATCGAGCGTGAGCGTCCCGACGCGATCCTCCCCACGCTCGGCGGTCAGACCGCCCTCAACGCGGCCATCAAGCTGCACGACCTCGGGCTCCTCGAGAAGCACGGCGTCGAACTCATCGGCGCCGACGTCGACGCGATCCGTCGCGGTGAGGACCGCCAGATCTTCAAGGACCTCGTCCTCGAGTGCGGCGCGGACGTCGCTCGATCGCACATCGCCCGCACCGTCGACGAGGCGATCGAGTTCGCCGAGGACCTCGGCTACCCGCTCGTCGTCCGTCCCTCGTTCACGATGGGTGGGCTCGGCTCCGGGTTCGCGTACACGCGCGAGGAGCTCGTGCGCATCACGGAGGACGGGCTGCTCTCGTCGCCCACGAGCGAGGTCCTGCTCGAGGAGTCGATCCTCGGGTGGAAGGAGTACGAGCTCGAGCTCATGCGCGACACGGCCGACAACACGGTCGTCGTGTGCGCGATCGAGAACGTCGACCCCGTCGGGGTGCACACGGGCGACTCGATCACGGTCGCGCCGGCCCTCACGCTCACCGACCGCGAGTTCCAGAACCTGCGCGACATCGGCATCGCGATCATCCGCGCCGTCGGCGTCGACACGGGTGGCTGCAACATCCAGTTCGCGATCGACCCCGACACGGGCCGCGTCATCGTGATCGAGATGAACCCCCGCGTCTCGCGCTCGAGCGCGCTCGCCTCGAAGGCGACGGGCTTCCCGATCGCGAAGATCGCCGCGAAGCTCGCGATCGGCTACCGCCTCGACGAGATCCCGAACGACATCACGAAGGTCACGCCGGCCTCGTTCGAGCCGACGCTCGACTACGTGGCGGTCAAGGTCCCGCGCTTCAACTTCGAGAAGTTCCCGGCAGCCGACCCGACGCTCACGACCACCATGAAGTCGGTCGGCGAGGCGATGGCCCTCGGCCGCAACTTCACGACCGCACTGCAGAAGGCGCTCCGCTCGCTCGAGAAGCGCGGCTCGTCGTTCACGTGGGCCGACGACCCGCGTTCCGTCGACGAGCTGCTGACCGTCATCCGCACCCCGACGGACGGCCGGATCGTCGACGTGCAGATCGCCCTCGCGAAGGGCGCGACACCCGAGCAGGTGTTCGAGGCGACGAAGATCGACCGCTGGTTCATCGACCAGATCGTGCTCGTCAACGAGGTCGCCGACGACATCCGCGAGGCGCCCGCGATCGACGCCGGACTCCTGCGACACGCGAAGCGGCACGGCTTCTCGGACGCACAGATCGGCGAGCTCCGTGGCCTCGGTGAGAGCGACGTGCGCGCGATCCGCTGGAACGCCGGCGTGCACCCCGTCTACAAGACGGTGGACACGTGCGCGGGCGAGTTCCCCGCGTTCACGCCGTACCACTACTCGAGCTACGACACCGAGAACGAGATCGAGCCCTCGGACCGCCGCAAGGTCGTCATCCTCGGCTCCGGCCCGAACCGCATCGGTCAGGGCATCGAGTTCGACTACTCGTGCGTGCACGCCTCGTTCGCCCTGCACGACGCGGGGTACGAGACGATCATGATCAACTGCAACCCCGAGACGGTCTCGACCGACTACGACACCTCGGACCGCCTCTACTTCGAGCCGCTCACGCTCGAGGACGTGCTCGAGATCATCCGCATCGAGCGCGGCCGCGGCGAACTCGTCGGCGTCGTCGTGCAGCTCGGCGGCCAGACCGCGCTCGGACTCGCGAAGGGCCTCGAGGCCGCGGGCGTGCCGATCCTCGGCACGAGCCCCGAGGCGATCGATCTCGCCGAGGAGCGCGGCCTGTTCTCCGCGATCCTCGCCGAGGGCGGACTCACCGCGCCCGACAACGGCACCGCGATCGACCGCCTCGGCGCGCACGAGGTCGCCGAGCGCATCGGCTACCCCGTGCTCGTCCGCCCGAGCTTCGTGCTCGGTGGCCGCGGCATGGAGATCGTCTACGACGCCGAGCAGCTCGACGACTACTTCGAGCGCATCGCGGGACAGGGCATCGTCGGCCCCGCACACCCGCTCCTCGTCGACCGCTTCCTCGACGACGCGACCGAGATCGACGTCGACGCGCTCTATGACGGCGAGGAGCTCTACATCGGCGGCATCATGGAGCACATCGAGGAGGCCGGTATCCACTCCGGCGACTCGGCGTGCACGCTCCCGCCCATCTCGCTCTCGATCGCCGAACTGCGACGCGTGCGCGAGGCGACGCTCAAGATCGCCCAGGGCATCGGCGTGCGCGGACTCCTCAACGTGCAGTTCGCGCTGCACGGCACGACCCTCTACGTCCTCGAGGCGAACCCGCGTGCGTCGCGCACCGTCCCGTTCGTCTCGAAGGCGCTCGGCACGCAGCTCGCGAAGGCCGCCTCACGCGTCATGGTGGGCGACTCGATCGCGACCCTGCGGGCCGAGGGCCTGCTCGCCGCGGAGGACGGGACGCTCCAGCCCGTCGACGCGCCCATCGCGGTCAAGGAGGCCGTGCTCCCGTTCAAGCGCTTCCGCACCGCGGACGGCCGGGTCGTCGACTCGATCCTCGGGCCCGAGATGCGCTCCACGGGCGAGGTCATGGGCATCGACTCGACGTTCCCGCGCGCATTCGCGAAGAGCCAGGCGGCGGCCTACGGCGGCGTCCCCGCGACCGGCACGGTGTTCGTCTCCGTCGCCGACCGGGACAAGCGCTCCATCATCCTCCCCGTCGCACGACTCGTGAGCCTCGGCTTCGACGTCGTCGCGACCGAGGGCACGGCGCTCGTGCTCGCCCGCCACGGGATCACCGCCCGCGTCGTCGGCAAGTACACGAAGCTCATCGACGAGGGGACCTCACAGGATCACGACGGCAACATTGTCGACATGATCCACGGAGGAGAGATCGACATCGTGATCAACACCCCGTCGGGACGCTCCGCGCGCCTCGACGGGTACGAGATCCGCACGGCGACGGTCGCCGCGGACCTCCCGATCTTCACGACGGTCTCCGAGTTGACGGCTGCGGTGGAGTCCTTCACCGCACTGCAGGACGGGGTCACCGTGACCTCGCTCCAGGAGTACAACGACGCGCGAAGGGGAGCCCGGGGATGACCGAAGCGACTGCGGGGGCGGACGAGGTGCAATCGTTCGGCAGCCGATTGAGCGAGACGATCGAACGACGCGGGCACCTGTGCGTCGGCATCGATCCGCACACGTACCTGCTCGAGGAGTGGGGGCTGCCGGTCTCCGCCGTCGGCGCACACGAGTTCGGACTGCGCGTCGTCGAGGCGGCCGCGGGCCGGGTCGGCGTCGTCAAGCCGCAGGTCGCGTTCTACGAGCGCTTCGGCGCGATCGGCTACAAGGTGCTCGAGGACGTCGTCACGGCGGCGCGCGAGGCGGGCCTGCTCGTCATCGCCGACGTCAAACGCGGGGACGTCGACTCGACCCTCGAGGCCTACGGAGAGGCGTGGCTGACGCCGGGCCTGCCCCTCGAAGCCGACGCCATGACCCTCAACCCCTACCAGGGCTTCGACACGCTCGCGCACACGCTCGGACTCGCGAAGACCCACGGCAAGGGACTGTTCATCCTCGCCGCGACCTCCAACCCCGAGTCCGCGAGCGTCCAGACCGCGCGACGCGTCCGCGGCTCGCAGGAGGGCCGGACCGTCGCGGGCGGCATCGCGGCGCGCGCCGCGAAGTGGAACCGGGAGCACGAGACCGGCGACATGGGCTCCGTCGGCGTCGTGCTCGGTGCGACGCTCGACTTCGAGTTCCTCGACATCGACCTCGAGGACCTCGCCCGCGCACCCTCCGCGCCCGTGCTGGCTCCCGGCTTCGGCCACCAGGGCGCAGAGTTCTCCCGCGTGCGGGAGATCTTCGGCCCCGTCGCACCGTCGACGATCGTCACCGCATCGCGAGGCCTGCTGCGTGCCGGGCAGGACGGACTCGCGGAGGCCATCGACCGCCAGGTCGGTGTACTCGAGGAGACGTACCGATGACCGCGGCCCCGCCGCCCGTCGACCGCGCCGCCGCCTCCCGGGCCGCCGTCGCGGCCCGGCGGGCGCGGGCGGAGGTCAAGCGTGCGATCGCCTCGGGGGAGCGCCCGACGGTCGAGGTCCTCGATGCGAGCGCCGACCCCGCGAACGCGGCCGAGCACTCGCTGCGGGTCACGAACTTCCTGCTCGCGATCCCGCACATCGGGCAGACGAAGATGACACGCATCCTCGAACAGCTCGCGATCTCGCCCTCCAAACGACTCGGCGGTCTCGGCGTGAAGCAGCGCGAGCGACTGCGCGAGTTCCTCGTCCGACGTGGCGGTGCCGTCGCGCCCGCCGCACTCACCGTGCTCGCCGGCCCGACCGCCGTCGGCAAGGGCACCGTCGCGGGGTACGTCCGCGACCACTACCCGGAGGTGGCGCTCGCCGTCTCCGTGACGACCCGCGCGCCGAGGCCCGGCGAGATCGAGGGCGTCCACTACCACTTCGTGTCCGACACCGAGTTCGACCGCCTCGTCGACGACGACGAGCTCCTCGAATACGCGACGGTGCACAACTCCTACCGCTACGGCACGCCACGCTCCTCGGTGCGCGCGGCGCTCGAACGCGGGCGCCCCGTGCTGCTCGAGATCGATCTCCAGGGAGCGCGTCAGGTCCGCGAACGCATGCCGGAGGCTAGACTGGTGTTTTTGGCGCCCCCGAGCTGGGACGAACTCGT is drawn from Pseudoclavibacter chungangensis and contains these coding sequences:
- a CDS encoding dihydroorotase; translation: MTATLYSGARRYGEETVDVLVDGETIAAIGEPGTLDVPADAERIDATGLVLLPGLVDLHTHLRQPGFESSETVLTGTRAAARGGFTTVFAMANTQPVQDTAGVVEAVEALGREAGYADVQPIGAVTVGLEGERLSELGAMASSRARVRVFSDDGKCVFDPLIMRRALEYVKTFGGVVAQHAQDPRLTEGAQMNEGALSAELGLGGWPGVAETSIIARDVLLAEHVSSRLHVCHVSKRESVEIVRWAKDRGIDVTAEVAPHHLILTEELVRGFDARFKVNPPLRTADDVEALRDALADGTIDIVATDHAPHPVDAKETEWDRAAMGMVGLESALRIVDTTMVAPVRLTWRDVARVLSETPARIGSADWAGRPLDAGEPADLVFYEPGDTREFTTDDLSGKSINSPFLGRELPGRVVHTVHRGTPTLRDGVLADPRAVAEAARFRTARSEDVRGA
- the carA gene encoding glutamine-hydrolyzing carbamoyl-phosphate synthase small subunit codes for the protein MTRPTAAVLVLEDGTRYEGDAYGAVGTTLGEVVFSTGMTGYQETLTDPSYAGQIVVETAPHIGNTGVNAEDMESRRIWTAGFAVRDASRVVSNWRAEGSLDDALADAGVVGIRSIDTRAITRRIRSEGAMRGGVFSGEAAGLEPEEQLRRVREQEPMAGRNLSSVVSTDAAYVEPATSERIGSVAIIDLGIKRATVHALAARGFDVHVVPATTTIDELRALAPTAVFYSNGPGDPEASAAHVELLQSVLRDGTPFFGICFGNQLLGRALGFGTYKLPFGHRGINQPVRDQATGRIEITAQNHGFAVDAPIGEVVDTPAGFGRAEVSYVGLNDQVVEGLRCLDIPAFSVQFHPEAAAGPHDSADIFDRFRDMVLEHRRTTDAPEGAAEENA
- the pyrF gene encoding orotidine-5'-phosphate decarboxylase, which encodes MTEATAGADEVQSFGSRLSETIERRGHLCVGIDPHTYLLEEWGLPVSAVGAHEFGLRVVEAAAGRVGVVKPQVAFYERFGAIGYKVLEDVVTAAREAGLLVIADVKRGDVDSTLEAYGEAWLTPGLPLEADAMTLNPYQGFDTLAHTLGLAKTHGKGLFILAATSNPESASVQTARRVRGSQEGRTVAGGIAARAAKWNREHETGDMGSVGVVLGATLDFEFLDIDLEDLARAPSAPVLAPGFGHQGAEFSRVREIFGPVAPSTIVTASRGLLRAGQDGLAEAIDRQVGVLEETYR
- the carB gene encoding carbamoyl-phosphate synthase large subunit codes for the protein MPKRTDINSVLVIGSGPIVIGQAAEFDYSGTQACRVLREEGIRVILVNSNPATIMTDPDFADATYVEPITPEIIEKIIERERPDAILPTLGGQTALNAAIKLHDLGLLEKHGVELIGADVDAIRRGEDRQIFKDLVLECGADVARSHIARTVDEAIEFAEDLGYPLVVRPSFTMGGLGSGFAYTREELVRITEDGLLSSPTSEVLLEESILGWKEYELELMRDTADNTVVVCAIENVDPVGVHTGDSITVAPALTLTDREFQNLRDIGIAIIRAVGVDTGGCNIQFAIDPDTGRVIVIEMNPRVSRSSALASKATGFPIAKIAAKLAIGYRLDEIPNDITKVTPASFEPTLDYVAVKVPRFNFEKFPAADPTLTTTMKSVGEAMALGRNFTTALQKALRSLEKRGSSFTWADDPRSVDELLTVIRTPTDGRIVDVQIALAKGATPEQVFEATKIDRWFIDQIVLVNEVADDIREAPAIDAGLLRHAKRHGFSDAQIGELRGLGESDVRAIRWNAGVHPVYKTVDTCAGEFPAFTPYHYSSYDTENEIEPSDRRKVVILGSGPNRIGQGIEFDYSCVHASFALHDAGYETIMINCNPETVSTDYDTSDRLYFEPLTLEDVLEIIRIERGRGELVGVVVQLGGQTALGLAKGLEAAGVPILGTSPEAIDLAEERGLFSAILAEGGLTAPDNGTAIDRLGAHEVAERIGYPVLVRPSFVLGGRGMEIVYDAEQLDDYFERIAGQGIVGPAHPLLVDRFLDDATEIDVDALYDGEELYIGGIMEHIEEAGIHSGDSACTLPPISLSIAELRRVREATLKIAQGIGVRGLLNVQFALHGTTLYVLEANPRASRTVPFVSKALGTQLAKAASRVMVGDSIATLRAEGLLAAEDGTLQPVDAPIAVKEAVLPFKRFRTADGRVVDSILGPEMRSTGEVMGIDSTFPRAFAKSQAAAYGGVPATGTVFVSVADRDKRSIILPVARLVSLGFDVVATEGTALVLARHGITARVVGKYTKLIDEGTSQDHDGNIVDMIHGGEIDIVINTPSGRSARLDGYEIRTATVAADLPIFTTVSELTAAVESFTALQDGVTVTSLQEYNDARRGARG
- the gmk gene encoding guanylate kinase, which produces MTAAPPPVDRAAASRAAVAARRARAEVKRAIASGERPTVEVLDASADPANAAEHSLRVTNFLLAIPHIGQTKMTRILEQLAISPSKRLGGLGVKQRERLREFLVRRGGAVAPAALTVLAGPTAVGKGTVAGYVRDHYPEVALAVSVTTRAPRPGEIEGVHYHFVSDTEFDRLVDDDELLEYATVHNSYRYGTPRSSVRAALERGRPVLLEIDLQGARQVRERMPEARLVFLAPPSWDELVRRLVGRGTESAEEQARRLRTAEVELAAQDEFDELVVNDTVPEAAGRLVHLMGLTKEHA